A window of Variovorax sp. HW608 genomic DNA:
AAGGACCACCTTTGCGTGGTCCAGGAAGACCTTTCCAGCATCGGTCAACGTGACGCCGCGGCTCGACCGATTGAAGAGTTGAGCGCCGACCTCCGACTCGAGGGCGGCAATCTGCTGACCCAGCGCCGGTTGCGCGACATGAAGCCGGGTCGAGGCCTTGAGCAGGCTTCCGGCCTCGCTGGCGCCGATGAAGTAGCGAAGTTGCCGTAGTTCCATGGCTATCCGTAAATCGTCTATCGGATAGCCCCATTATGTATTTCTCAAGGAGCGTCCGAATCCCGAGAATGACTGCACCGGACCCCACTCAAAAGGAGACAAGTCAATGGCTGTCGACATTGATCATCTGCGCACCTGGATCGACAAGACCGTCGTCATCGACGACCTGGTGACACCTGTGCCGCTCAAGGCATTGACCGCGACGCTTGATCGCGACGATCCACCTGTAGGCCCGGATAGTGCGGTGCCGCCCTGCTGGCATTGGTTGTACTTCCTGCCGCTTCCCCAGCAGTCGGAAATCGGCCCCGACGGGCATCCCCGGCGAGGAGGCTTCCTGCCGCCGGTGCCGCTCCCGCGACGGATGTGGGCGGGCAGCCAGCTGAGCTTTCACAGTCCTCTGCACGTCGGCCAGCGCATCTCGAGGACATCGCGGATCGCGGATGTTCGCTTGAAGGAAGGTCGCACGGGGCCACTGGTATTCGTGAACGTCGATCACGAGATTCACGCTGAGGGGACACTGGCGATCTCGGAGCGCCACGACATCGTGTACCGCGACATGCCTGCTCCCGGCGAGAGCGCTCCGGCCGGCGTGGCGGCGCC
This region includes:
- a CDS encoding FAS1-like dehydratase domain-containing protein; this translates as MAVDIDHLRTWIDKTVVIDDLVTPVPLKALTATLDRDDPPVGPDSAVPPCWHWLYFLPLPQQSEIGPDGHPRRGGFLPPVPLPRRMWAGSQLSFHSPLHVGQRISRTSRIADVRLKEGRTGPLVFVNVDHEIHAEGTLAISERHDIVYRDMPAPGESAPAGVAAPEGEEWSRRIEPDDVLLFRYSALTFNGHRIHYDRRYVTEVEGYPGLIVHGPLIATLLLDLLRRSLPDAQVRNFSFRAIKPLFDVAPFTVCGRREDAETVKLWARSPEGHLAMDATASLY